One part of the Clostridium thermosuccinogenes genome encodes these proteins:
- a CDS encoding anaerobic sulfatase maturase: MPPLSILIKPASSNCNLRCKYCFYHSLAENRETRSYGIMSTELLELIVKKALEFSSGSCTLAFQGGEPTVAGLDFYKKLMEFEEKYNTKKVRINNAIQTNGVLMNDDWARFLADNKFLTGISLDGPKDIHDLNRIDSTGEGSFKEVMNTIGLFNKYGVEYNILCVVNNNTARHIGKIYRFFKKNNFKFLQFIPCLDPLGEPHGSREFSLTPESYTSFLKTSFDLWYEDIIKGERISIRYFDNLVMMLMGYYPEACDMAGQCRSQFVIEADGGVYPCDFYVTDDWHLGNIRDMGFYDLKHCNTGRNFEEVSRHVDTRCKQCRWASLCRGGCRRCREPFVDGKPGLNHFCESYREFFDYAFKRLQHVAAILMRR; this comes from the coding sequence ATGCCGCCTTTAAGCATTTTGATAAAACCAGCTTCCAGCAATTGCAATCTTCGATGCAAATATTGCTTTTACCATTCCTTGGCTGAAAATAGAGAAACTCGGTCTTATGGAATAATGAGCACTGAACTGCTGGAATTGATAGTGAAAAAAGCCCTGGAGTTTTCCAGCGGTTCCTGTACTCTTGCATTTCAGGGGGGAGAGCCGACTGTAGCAGGTCTTGACTTTTATAAAAAGCTGATGGAGTTCGAGGAAAAATACAATACAAAAAAGGTCAGAATCAATAATGCCATACAGACCAACGGCGTTCTTATGAATGATGATTGGGCCCGCTTCCTTGCCGATAACAAGTTTCTTACCGGAATATCCCTGGACGGACCCAAAGACATACACGACCTGAACAGAATTGATTCCACAGGTGAAGGCTCATTCAAAGAAGTGATGAATACCATCGGCCTCTTTAATAAATACGGTGTTGAATATAATATTCTTTGCGTAGTAAACAACAACACCGCAAGGCATATAGGAAAAATATACAGATTCTTTAAGAAAAACAATTTTAAATTTCTTCAGTTCATACCATGCCTTGATCCCTTGGGAGAACCCCATGGAAGCCGTGAGTTTTCTCTTACTCCCGAATCCTACACCAGCTTTTTGAAAACATCCTTCGATCTGTGGTATGAAGACATAATTAAGGGAGAGAGGATAAGCATACGCTATTTTGACAATCTGGTTATGATGTTGATGGGATACTATCCTGAAGCATGCGACATGGCGGGGCAGTGCAGGAGTCAGTTTGTCATTGAAGCTGACGGCGGAGTGTATCCCTGTGATTTTTATGTGACAGATGACTGGCATCTCGGCAATATCAGAGATATGGGATTTTATGATCTGAAGCACTGCAACACCGGAAGGAACTTTGAGGAAGTTTCCAGGCATGTAGATACCAGGTGTAAGCAATGCAGATGGGCCAGCCTTTGCAGGGGCGGGTGCAGAAGATGCAGGGAGCCCTTTGTTGACGGAAAACCCGGTCTCAATCATTTTTGTGAATCCTACCGGGAATTTTTTGATTATGCTTTTAAAAGATTGCAGCATGTGGCTGCAATACTTATGAGAAGATAG
- a CDS encoding DUF896 domain-containing protein produces MDRKKILRINELAKKAKNEGLTPEEKKEQEILRREYIEAFKSNLRASLENIVPAKPHLRNSGMDRKN; encoded by the coding sequence TTGGATCGGAAGAAAATACTCAGAATCAATGAACTGGCGAAAAAAGCAAAAAATGAGGGACTTACCCCTGAGGAAAAAAAGGAACAAGAGATTTTAAGAAGAGAATATATAGAAGCCTTTAAATCCAACTTAAGAGCTAGTCTTGAGAATATCGTGCCGGCGAAGCCACATCTCAGGAATTCCGGAATGGATAGGAAAAATTAG